In a single window of the Methylococcus sp. Mc7 genome:
- a CDS encoding DUF2970 domain-containing protein translates to MSDTQDKPNLLQVIASTLAGAFGVQSEKNRLRDFQHGSAKAYIVAGIIGTVVFVLTVYGVVKLVLSGAGK, encoded by the coding sequence ATGTCCGACACTCAAGACAAACCCAATCTGCTGCAAGTGATCGCCAGCACGCTGGCCGGCGCTTTCGGCGTACAGAGCGAAAAGAACCGGCTCCGCGACTTCCAGCACGGCTCAGCCAAGGCGTACATCGTGGCCGGCATCATCGGAACGGTCGTTTTCGTCCTGACGGTGTACGGTGTGGTGAAGCTCGTTCTGAGCGGCGCTGGAAAGTGA
- the sdhC gene encoding succinate dehydrogenase, cytochrome b556 subunit produces MERMNTEPPRPSVRERPLSPHLQVYRLPVTALLSITHRITGVLLSLGLVGLVLVLMSVVQGPSAYAPVHAFLSGIVGRILLWAWIAALLFHLSHGIRHLAWDTGHGFSRDSLTYYALGELAAALVLVLAVAVATIARS; encoded by the coding sequence ATGGAGAGAATGAACACCGAGCCGCCCCGCCCGTCCGTCCGCGAACGTCCGCTTTCCCCTCACCTCCAGGTCTATCGCCTGCCGGTCACCGCGTTGCTTTCCATTACCCACCGGATCACCGGCGTCCTGCTCAGTCTGGGACTGGTCGGACTGGTGCTGGTGCTCATGTCGGTGGTACAGGGGCCGTCGGCCTATGCACCGGTCCACGCGTTCCTGTCCGGCATCGTGGGCAGAATCCTGCTATGGGCCTGGATCGCCGCTCTGCTTTTTCATCTTTCCCATGGCATCCGCCATCTTGCCTGGGACACCGGACACGGTTTCTCGCGGGACTCCCTCACCTATTACGCGCTGGGCGAGCTCGCGGCTGCGCTCGTGCTGGTACTGGCCGTCGCCGTCGCCACCATCGCCCGGAGCTGA
- the sdhD gene encoding succinate dehydrogenase, hydrophobic membrane anchor protein — protein sequence MKNYRTPLARARGLGSAREGLHDWWRQRVTAVALVPLGLWFAFSVALLPSASHAELVAWINVPWNTLLLLSFILIVFYHTMLGLQVVIEDYVHLDWLKLVGILGIKLVVSFLTLAAVYAILRIVFA from the coding sequence ATGAAAAACTACAGGACCCCGCTCGCCCGGGCCCGCGGCCTCGGCTCCGCCCGCGAAGGGCTGCACGACTGGTGGCGGCAGCGGGTGACGGCGGTAGCCCTGGTCCCGCTGGGACTCTGGTTCGCCTTCAGCGTGGCCCTGCTTCCTTCCGCCAGCCATGCCGAGCTGGTGGCATGGATCAACGTGCCCTGGAATACCCTGCTGCTTCTGTCTTTCATACTGATCGTCTTCTACCACACGATGCTCGGCTTGCAGGTCGTCATCGAGGACTACGTCCATCTCGACTGGCTCAAGCTGGTCGGCATCCTCGGCATCAAACTGGTGGTTTCCTTCCTCACGCTGGCAGCGGTCTACGCCATCCTCCGCATCGTATTCGCGTAG